One Methylobacterium oryzae DNA window includes the following coding sequences:
- a CDS encoding YiaA/YiaB family inner membrane protein, which translates to MTPQMPHTGAWKTFTLVSFAVAAAMLTFGIFFLPADIWIKGYLAMASLFLTGTTFTLAKTLRDEHEAKRLINKIEDAATERVLREVVPGRL; encoded by the coding sequence ATGACACCGCAGATGCCCCATACCGGCGCCTGGAAGACCTTCACGCTGGTCAGCTTCGCCGTCGCCGCCGCCATGCTGACATTCGGCATCTTCTTCCTGCCCGCCGACATCTGGATCAAGGGCTACCTCGCTATGGCGTCGCTGTTCCTCACGGGCACGACCTTCACCCTGGCCAAGACCCTGCGCGACGAGCACGAGGCGAAGCGGCTGATCAACAAGATCGAGGACGCCGCCACGGAGCGCGTCCTGCGCGAGGTGGTGCCGGGCCGGCTCTGA
- a CDS encoding ABC transporter substrate-binding protein → MVRTSRTGSLLPGRRRLLRAGSVLLLAGLALATPARADDAKVRISRQPGFVYLPAVLAEQHKLIEKHAKAAGLGDVTVEWVNLTSGAAGNDALLSGNIDIVDSGSTNMLLLNDRTKGDVKGLCGVGTTPMMLLTRNPDVKELKDFSSKDKIALPSVKVSSQAVLLQIAAKKAFGPENATKLDPLTVQLGHPDAVAALASPHNEVNSHFSLPPFQQRELQDPAIHKVLNSYEMVGEPVSNAIFYARTGWYNRNPKLAAAIVAAIDEANAEIARDPLKAAKDYVAATNEKTPPETLVEIMKEPGTNFSTTPYGIMLQARHFYAMKTIKTEPKDWKDTFFPIVHNLPGR, encoded by the coding sequence ATGGTGCGTACGTCTCGGACGGGCTCGCTGCTGCCGGGCCGGCGTCGGCTCCTGCGGGCGGGATCGGTCCTCCTGCTGGCCGGGCTGGCGCTCGCCACCCCCGCCCGGGCCGACGATGCCAAGGTCCGGATCAGCCGGCAGCCGGGCTTCGTCTACCTGCCCGCGGTGCTGGCCGAGCAGCACAAGCTGATCGAGAAGCACGCCAAGGCCGCGGGCCTCGGGGACGTCACGGTGGAGTGGGTCAACCTGACGAGCGGCGCCGCCGGCAACGACGCGCTGCTCTCGGGCAACATCGACATCGTCGACAGCGGCTCGACCAACATGCTGCTGCTCAACGACCGCACCAAGGGCGACGTGAAGGGCCTGTGCGGGGTCGGCACCACGCCGATGATGCTGCTCACCCGCAATCCGGACGTGAAGGAACTCAAGGACTTCTCGTCCAAGGACAAGATCGCCCTGCCCTCCGTGAAGGTCTCGTCCCAGGCTGTGCTGCTGCAGATCGCCGCCAAGAAGGCGTTCGGGCCCGAGAACGCCACCAAGCTCGACCCGCTCACCGTCCAGCTCGGCCATCCCGACGCCGTGGCGGCGCTGGCGAGCCCGCACAACGAGGTCAACAGCCACTTCTCGCTGCCGCCGTTCCAGCAGCGCGAGCTGCAGGACCCGGCGATCCACAAGGTGCTCAACTCCTACGAGATGGTCGGCGAGCCGGTGAGCAACGCGATCTTCTACGCCCGGACCGGCTGGTACAACCGCAACCCGAAGCTCGCCGCCGCCATCGTGGCCGCCATCGACGAGGCCAATGCCGAGATCGCCCGGGATCCGCTGAAGGCCGCCAAGGACTACGTCGCGGCCACCAACGAGAAGACGCCCCCCGAGACCCTGGTCGAGATCATGAAGGAGCCCGGGACGAACTTCTCCACCACGCCCTACGGCATCATGCTCCAGGCCCGGCACTTCTACGCGATGAAGACCATCAAGACCGAGCCCAAGGACTGGAAGGACACGTTCTTCCCGATCGTCCACAACCTGCCGGGGCGGTAG
- a CDS encoding TetR/AcrR family transcriptional regulator, producing the protein MNEVHKKVRGRPRKEPGDRAADRQALIAAAVAILNAGGAAALTARGVAERAGTAVGSVYTQFDSLEVLRLEANAVTMRRLRDTLAGALAACPSRETEARLLCLADAYLAFAAEHHAAWAAIFERRTVAAPDSVQADIAALFGILEGVLRDGGRLGEAAIPVMARALWSSVHGMTYLADLGSLGPLGVSDVRPMIDALVRAAVRGFSAG; encoded by the coding sequence ATGAACGAGGTTCATAAAAAAGTGAGGGGGCGGCCGCGGAAGGAGCCCGGCGATCGGGCGGCCGATCGCCAGGCCCTGATCGCGGCCGCGGTGGCGATCCTGAACGCCGGCGGCGCGGCGGCGCTGACCGCCCGCGGCGTCGCGGAGCGGGCCGGCACGGCGGTCGGCTCGGTCTACACGCAGTTCGACAGCCTGGAAGTGCTGCGCCTGGAGGCGAACGCCGTCACCATGCGCCGGCTCCGGGACACCCTCGCGGGGGCGCTGGCGGCCTGTCCGTCGCGGGAGACGGAGGCGCGGCTCCTGTGCCTGGCCGACGCGTATCTCGCCTTCGCGGCCGAGCACCACGCCGCCTGGGCGGCGATCTTCGAGCGGCGCACGGTGGCGGCGCCGGACTCGGTGCAGGCCGACATCGCGGCCCTGTTCGGGATCCTGGAGGGGGTGCTGCGCGACGGTGGCCGCCTCGGCGAGGCGGCGATCCCCGTGATGGCGCGGGCGCTGTGGTCCAGCGTCCACGGCATGACCTATCTCGCCGATCTCGGCAGCCTGGGTCCCCTCGGGGTCAGCGACGTGCGGCCGATGATCGACGCGCTGGTGCGGGCCGCGGTCCGGGGCTTCTCCGCGGGCTGA
- the treZ gene encoding malto-oligosyltrehalose trehalohydrolase: MRRAHSMDFGAEMVGGGVRFALWAPTARSVDLVVDGVDHPLPESGGGWRRTALPGVKPGARYGFRVDGDLVVPDPASRFQPDDVSGLSEVIDPRSFEWSDAGWTGRPFEEAVIYECHVGTATPEGTYAGLQARLADLKALGVTALELLPLADFKGSRNWGYDGVQPYAPDGAYGRPDDLKRLIDAAHGLGLMVYLDAVYNHFGPAGNYLHAYAGTFFTERHQTPWGAGINFDGKESGATVRQFFIQNALYWLEEYHFDGLRFDAVHAILDDSPRHFLAELGETVRRIFPNRQIHLMLENEANQARWLERDAAGRPKMHDAQWADDLHHCWHVLLTGEDAGYYKSFADKPVAHLARCLAEGFAYQGEPFPTLDNHPRGEPSGHLPPSAFVTFLQNHDQVGNRALGERLNHLADPKKLDLARAGLLLAPQIPMLWMGEEWSASAPFLFFVDFAPDADLNKAVRDGRRREFKSFAAFADDTSKIPDPTEAETFAASKLDWSERERSPHREVLAETTRLLGLRRDVVVPLAKSGYDGAAAAMPRPDVVDCTWRFGAGTLRFVANVGTEPFALDPGGARPVWTNAPDGAGRDLPSWTGVFLTESRA, from the coding sequence ATGCGGCGCGCCCACAGCATGGATTTCGGGGCCGAGATGGTCGGGGGCGGCGTCCGCTTCGCCCTCTGGGCGCCCACCGCCCGGAGCGTCGACCTCGTCGTCGACGGCGTCGACCACCCGCTGCCCGAATCCGGCGGCGGCTGGCGCCGCACGGCCCTGCCGGGGGTGAAGCCCGGCGCCCGCTACGGCTTCCGCGTCGACGGCGACCTCGTCGTGCCCGATCCCGCCTCCCGCTTCCAGCCGGACGACGTCTCGGGCCTCAGCGAGGTGATCGACCCGCGGAGCTTCGAGTGGTCCGACGCGGGCTGGACCGGGCGGCCCTTCGAGGAGGCGGTGATCTACGAGTGCCATGTCGGCACCGCGACGCCGGAGGGCACCTATGCCGGCCTGCAGGCCCGGCTGGCCGACCTCAAGGCGCTCGGCGTCACCGCCCTCGAGCTGCTGCCGCTCGCCGACTTCAAGGGCTCGCGCAACTGGGGCTACGACGGCGTCCAACCCTACGCGCCGGACGGCGCCTACGGTCGACCGGACGACCTCAAGCGCCTGATCGACGCCGCCCACGGGCTCGGCCTGATGGTCTATCTCGACGCGGTCTACAACCACTTCGGGCCGGCCGGGAACTACCTCCACGCCTATGCCGGGACGTTCTTCACCGAGCGCCACCAGACCCCCTGGGGCGCGGGCATCAACTTCGACGGCAAGGAGAGCGGCGCCACGGTGCGGCAGTTCTTCATCCAGAACGCCCTGTACTGGCTGGAGGAGTACCATTTCGACGGCCTGCGCTTCGACGCCGTCCACGCCATCCTCGACGATTCGCCCCGCCACTTCCTGGCCGAGCTCGGCGAGACGGTCCGGAGGATCTTCCCGAACCGGCAGATCCACCTGATGCTGGAGAACGAGGCCAACCAGGCCCGCTGGCTGGAGCGCGACGCCGCCGGGCGCCCGAAGATGCACGACGCCCAGTGGGCCGACGACCTGCACCATTGCTGGCACGTCCTGCTCACCGGCGAGGACGCCGGCTACTATAAAAGCTTTGCCGACAAACCGGTCGCCCACCTGGCCCGCTGCCTCGCCGAGGGCTTCGCCTACCAGGGCGAGCCCTTCCCGACGCTCGACAACCACCCGCGCGGCGAACCCTCCGGGCACCTGCCGCCCTCCGCCTTCGTGACCTTCCTGCAGAACCACGATCAGGTCGGCAACCGGGCGCTCGGCGAGCGGCTCAACCACCTCGCGGATCCCAAGAAACTCGACCTCGCCCGGGCCGGGCTCCTCCTGGCGCCGCAGATCCCGATGCTCTGGATGGGCGAGGAATGGTCGGCCTCCGCGCCGTTCCTGTTCTTCGTCGACTTCGCGCCCGACGCGGACCTGAACAAGGCGGTGCGCGACGGGCGCCGCCGGGAGTTCAAGAGCTTCGCGGCCTTCGCGGACGACACCTCCAAGATCCCGGACCCGACCGAGGCCGAGACCTTCGCGGCCTCGAAGCTCGACTGGTCCGAGCGGGAGCGCTCGCCCCACCGCGAGGTGCTGGCCGAGACGACGCGGCTCCTGGGGCTGCGCCGCGACGTGGTCGTGCCCCTGGCGAAGTCCGGCTACGACGGCGCCGCCGCCGCGATGCCGCGCCCGGACGTGGTCGACTGCACGTGGCGCTTCGGCGCCGGCACCCTGCGCTTCGTCGCCAATGTCGGGACCGAACCCTTCGCGCTGGATCCGGGCGGTGCCCGGCCGGTCTGGACCAACGCCCCGGACGGGGCCGGACGCGATCTCCCGTCCTGGACGGGCGTGTTCCTGACGGAGTCCCGCGCGTGA
- a CDS encoding cache domain-containing protein gives MKIGLGAKLHTITATALVGIVAVSGIGLVSLKSQVEQDRMAKTRNLTDVAYGVAAYFEGEERAGRLSRADAQGAAIRALKALRYDDKEYFWVNDMQPRMVAHPIKPELEGKDLAAVQDPTGKRLFVDFVETVKRQGQGFVDYYWPKPGADAPVPKLSYVRGFAPWGWVIGTGIYADDTAAILRDAAWKAAAGMLVVVALIGLLAALIGRRLTRPLRALNGAMHRLAAGETAVPVPARERRDEIGAMAGAVQVFKDALIAKAETDARAAASADGDARRAAALDRLTRSFETRAGTLSRGLATAAADLEATARTLTVTAAHTTERTGAVAAQAAGTSADVQTAAAATEEMSASVQEIAGQVNRASEIAGQAAISTRQGEATVRALAAGTEKIGDVVGLIASIAGQTNLLALNATIEAARAGAAGRGFAVVASEVKALAEQTAKATEEISGQIGRIQGETRDAVAAIGAVGRTIEEMRGIAVGVAAAMEEQNAAIQEIVRGVASAATGAQGVSENVVDLRRGADETGSASEQVLAAARDLTRGSDELDHAVKAFLAEVQAA, from the coding sequence GTGAAGATCGGGCTCGGAGCGAAGCTCCACACCATCACAGCCACCGCGCTGGTCGGCATCGTCGCGGTCTCGGGCATCGGGCTCGTCAGCCTGAAATCCCAGGTCGAGCAGGACCGGATGGCCAAGACGCGGAACCTCACGGACGTCGCCTACGGGGTCGCGGCCTATTTCGAGGGCGAGGAGCGGGCCGGGCGCCTGTCCCGGGCGGACGCGCAAGGCGCCGCGATCCGGGCCCTCAAGGCCCTGCGCTACGACGACAAGGAGTACTTCTGGGTCAACGACATGCAGCCCCGCATGGTCGCCCACCCGATCAAGCCCGAACTGGAGGGCAAGGATCTCGCCGCCGTGCAGGATCCCACCGGCAAGCGCCTGTTCGTCGACTTCGTCGAGACGGTGAAGCGGCAGGGGCAGGGCTTCGTCGACTATTACTGGCCGAAGCCCGGCGCCGACGCCCCCGTGCCGAAGCTCTCCTACGTGCGCGGCTTCGCCCCCTGGGGCTGGGTGATCGGCACCGGCATCTACGCCGACGACACCGCGGCGATCCTGCGGGACGCGGCCTGGAAGGCGGCGGCCGGCATGCTCGTGGTGGTGGCGCTGATCGGCCTGCTCGCGGCGCTGATCGGCCGGCGGCTGACGCGGCCGCTGCGCGCGCTGAACGGCGCCATGCACCGCCTCGCGGCCGGCGAGACCGCCGTGCCGGTGCCGGCACGGGAGCGCCGGGACGAGATCGGCGCCATGGCGGGCGCCGTGCAGGTGTTCAAGGACGCGCTGATCGCCAAGGCCGAGACCGACGCCCGCGCCGCCGCCAGCGCCGACGGGGATGCCCGGCGGGCCGCCGCCCTCGACCGGCTGACCCGGTCCTTCGAGACCCGGGCCGGGACCCTGAGCCGCGGCCTCGCGACGGCGGCCGCCGACCTCGAGGCGACGGCGCGGACGCTGACCGTCACGGCCGCCCACACCACCGAGCGCACCGGCGCGGTGGCTGCGCAGGCGGCCGGCACCTCCGCCGACGTCCAGACCGCCGCGGCGGCCACCGAGGAGATGTCGGCCTCGGTCCAGGAGATCGCCGGGCAGGTGAACCGCGCCTCGGAGATCGCCGGGCAGGCCGCGATCAGCACCCGCCAGGGCGAGGCGACCGTGCGGGCGCTCGCCGCCGGCACCGAGAAGATCGGCGACGTGGTCGGCCTGATCGCCTCGATCGCCGGCCAGACCAACCTGCTGGCGCTCAACGCCACGATCGAGGCGGCCCGCGCGGGCGCGGCCGGGCGCGGCTTCGCGGTCGTCGCCTCCGAGGTGAAGGCGCTGGCCGAGCAGACCGCCAAGGCGACCGAGGAGATCTCCGGCCAGATCGGCCGGATCCAGGGCGAGACCCGGGACGCGGTCGCGGCGATCGGCGCGGTCGGCCGGACCATCGAGGAGATGCGCGGCATCGCGGTCGGGGTCGCGGCCGCCATGGAGGAGCAGAACGCCGCCATCCAGGAGATCGTCCGCGGCGTGGCGAGCGCCGCCACCGGGGCGCAGGGCGTGTCCGAGAACGTCGTCGACCTGCGCCGCGGCGCCGACGAGACCGGCAGCGCCTCCGAGCAGGTGCTGGCGGCCGCACGCGACCTCACCCGCGGCTCGGACGAGCTCGACCACGCCGTGAAGGCCTTCCTGGCGGAGGTCCAGGCTGCCTGA
- a CDS encoding DHA2 family efflux MFS transporter permease subunit has product MSPAPTSPVPAVAVPEAKASARDWLAVFGAILGAFTAILDIQITNASLADIQGALGASTEEGSWISTAYLMAEIIVIPLTGWLSSVIGLRRYLAVNTMLFTAFSLACALSTTLGQMILFRAGQGFTGGVLIPTAIVIVRTRLSKAQQPIGIALFGLTATFAPAIGPTVGGWLTDNLSWHYIFYLNLIFGPVAAAIQLGAFDSVPARWGELLKGDWIGIGLMAIGLPALTYVLEEGQRKDWFGSQVIVNMSLLAAAGIAGFIVRELTTERPFINLRVLANRSVGGACVLMTVLGAVSFGSIYIIPVYCAQIQGYNAQQIGYVVMWSGLPQLVLFPMMPLLMRTFDARVLVVTGTLFFIASCWINVGLTHDVGADQLILPQLMRAVGQPLFTIPLSQLSTVGLAPRDTADASALSNMMRNLGGSIGIAMLSTMIDRREHFHFSMLAEAITVNATRTQDRLAALAAGMHTRIADPLAAKGVALGQLAAQVRREAYVMAYADGFWLVGVSLVASLAVVAILKKPQHAAGPVEAH; this is encoded by the coding sequence ATGAGTCCGGCCCCGACGAGCCCCGTGCCGGCCGTGGCCGTGCCCGAGGCGAAGGCGAGCGCCCGGGACTGGCTCGCCGTGTTCGGCGCGATCCTCGGCGCCTTCACGGCGATCCTCGACATCCAGATCACCAACGCGTCGCTCGCCGACATCCAGGGGGCGCTCGGCGCCTCCACCGAGGAGGGCAGCTGGATCTCCACCGCCTACCTGATGGCCGAGATCATCGTGATCCCGCTCACCGGCTGGCTGTCCTCGGTGATCGGCCTGCGCCGCTACCTCGCGGTGAACACCATGCTGTTCACCGCCTTCTCGCTGGCCTGCGCGCTGTCGACGACCTTGGGCCAGATGATCCTGTTCCGGGCCGGCCAGGGTTTTACCGGCGGCGTGCTGATCCCCACCGCCATCGTGATCGTGCGCACCCGGCTCTCGAAGGCGCAGCAGCCCATCGGCATCGCGCTGTTCGGGCTGACCGCGACCTTCGCGCCCGCGATCGGCCCGACGGTCGGCGGCTGGCTCACCGACAACCTGTCGTGGCACTACATCTTCTACCTGAACCTGATCTTCGGACCCGTGGCGGCGGCGATCCAGCTCGGCGCCTTCGACAGCGTGCCGGCGCGCTGGGGCGAGCTGCTCAAGGGCGACTGGATCGGCATCGGCCTGATGGCGATCGGCCTGCCGGCCCTGACCTACGTGCTGGAGGAGGGCCAGCGCAAGGACTGGTTCGGCTCGCAGGTCATCGTGAACATGTCGCTGCTGGCGGCGGCCGGCATCGCCGGCTTCATCGTCCGCGAGCTCACGACCGAGCGCCCGTTCATCAACCTGCGGGTCCTGGCCAACCGCTCGGTCGGCGGCGCCTGCGTGCTGATGACCGTGCTGGGCGCGGTCTCGTTCGGGTCGATCTACATCATCCCGGTCTACTGCGCGCAGATCCAGGGCTACAACGCCCAGCAGATCGGCTACGTGGTGATGTGGTCGGGCCTGCCGCAGCTCGTCCTCTTCCCGATGATGCCGCTGCTGATGCGGACCTTCGACGCCCGGGTGCTGGTGGTCACCGGCACGCTGTTCTTCATCGCGAGCTGCTGGATCAACGTCGGCCTGACCCACGATGTCGGCGCCGACCAGCTGATCCTGCCGCAGCTGATGCGGGCCGTCGGCCAGCCGCTCTTCACCATCCCGCTGTCACAGCTCTCCACCGTCGGCCTCGCCCCGCGCGACACCGCGGACGCCTCCGCCCTGTCGAACATGATGCGCAACCTCGGCGGCTCGATCGGCATCGCCATGCTGTCGACGATGATCGACCGGCGGGAGCACTTCCACTTCTCGATGCTGGCCGAGGCGATTACCGTCAACGCCACCCGCACCCAGGACCGGCTCGCGGCGCTCGCCGCCGGGATGCACACCCGCATCGCCGACCCGCTGGCCGCCAAGGGCGTCGCGCTGGGCCAGCTCGCCGCCCAGGTCCGCCGCGAGGCCTACGTGATGGCCTACGCGGACGGGTTCTGGCTGGTGGGCGTGAGCCTCGTGGCGAGCCTCGCCGTGGTGGCCATCCTCAAGAAGCCGCAGCACGCCGCTGGGCCCGTGGAGGCGCACTGA
- a CDS encoding PspA/IM30 family protein encodes MRTLSFLMRGVIADNAQAIHDAHAVTILRQQIRDAAGALATARRELAVAMAYHAAEARALDAIGTRIDTLSDGARRALSDGREDLGTEAAIHIAALEDERADRRAAAERFAAEVERLKGLVAQGGERLRDLDRGLQTARTTEALRRAGLEGRRVTTLSAGALGEAERTLARLRERQAAEADVAAALTALEAEAAGGIEADLEAAGYGRPRTDPRAVLDRLRAGA; translated from the coding sequence ATGAGGACCCTCTCCTTCCTGATGCGCGGCGTGATCGCCGACAACGCCCAGGCGATCCACGACGCCCATGCCGTGACGATCCTGCGCCAGCAGATCCGGGACGCCGCCGGCGCCCTGGCGACCGCCCGGCGGGAACTCGCCGTCGCCATGGCCTACCACGCCGCCGAGGCGCGCGCCCTCGATGCCATCGGCACCCGCATCGACACCCTGTCTGACGGGGCGCGGCGGGCGCTCAGCGACGGGCGCGAGGATCTCGGGACCGAGGCGGCGATCCACATCGCCGCCCTGGAGGACGAGCGGGCCGACCGCCGGGCCGCCGCCGAGCGCTTCGCCGCGGAGGTCGAGCGGCTGAAGGGCCTGGTCGCGCAGGGCGGCGAGCGCCTGCGGGACCTCGACCGCGGGCTCCAGACCGCCCGCACCACCGAGGCGCTGCGGCGGGCCGGACTGGAGGGCCGCCGGGTCACGACCCTGTCGGCGGGGGCGCTCGGGGAGGCCGAGCGGACGCTGGCGCGCCTGCGCGAGCGGCAGGCGGCCGAGGCGGACGTCGCCGCCGCGCTGACCGCGCTCGAGGCCGAGGCCGCGGGCGGAATCGAGGCCGACCTCGAGGCGGCGGGCTACGGCCGCCCCCGCACCGACCCGCGGGCCGTGCTCGACCGCCTCAGGGCCGGCGCCTGA